Proteins encoded within one genomic window of Pseudonocardia sediminis:
- a CDS encoding WhiB family transcriptional regulator — protein sequence MPIPSSSIDTRPAPEPTDASPDWRHGAACRQVTPETFFPAAENGDSYDEQVTAAKAICHTCPVLKQCRAWSLLHLAYGVAGGLTERERSTLRRRQRRAHPRAAAAAHVAPVGEVAATATRRERRAAAVRYLAESRTSRDRAARQFHVSIRTIDRWLAEARASA from the coding sequence CGCTCCCGAACCGACCGACGCGAGCCCCGACTGGCGACACGGAGCGGCGTGCCGCCAGGTCACGCCGGAGACGTTCTTCCCTGCAGCCGAGAACGGCGACAGCTACGACGAGCAGGTCACCGCAGCCAAGGCGATCTGCCACACCTGCCCGGTGCTGAAGCAGTGCCGCGCCTGGTCGCTACTCCACCTCGCCTACGGCGTCGCCGGGGGACTCACCGAGAGGGAACGATCCACCCTCCGACGCCGGCAGCGCCGGGCCCACCCGAGGGCGGCCGCGGCGGCGCACGTCGCGCCGGTGGGTGAAGTGGCCGCGACCGCGACTCGCCGGGAGCGCCGCGCGGCCGCCGTGCGCTACCTCGCCGAGAGCAGAACCAGCCGGGACCGGGCCGCCCGACAGTTCCACGTCAGCATCCGCACCATCGACCGGTGGCTCGCCGAGGCCCGGGCCAGCGCCTGA